TTACACCAGTTCAACCGTAATCCAATTCATAAACCAGTTTAGTTTAACCTTTTAACcagataaaacaaaattttgctTTGAACTATTCAAACTTGcaatttaactattaaattagcaaattatgaatgaagcaggtagctggctacatttttctcaaaaaaaaaaaaaactattaaattagCAAACCGGTTCGATTTAATCAAACTGGTTCACGTcatataaaaattcaacaacttaaaattaactaagttaattttattttcaattggcataaattaatattacaaaaaagtaaaactttaaaacttatatctatttaatttactataaaaataatgaaGTAAACAGTGATCTTTAAATTCAGTAATATTTTCAGGTTACTATTTGACCAAATTTTTATAACatggtaaataaaaatttgagtttgagGAGGAAATGTAATTGTttgaaagtttgaggaccaaacgtgcaatttGGTCACCTTCCCCTTAAACCTCTCGGAAAGAAACAGTGCTCCGCAACCGCTCTAATGGCTCGCTTCCTCCGCTTCTCCGCAAATTcccttcgcctcctcctcccctctcctcaaaaccctaacccctcctcctcctcctcctcctctctcctcaaaaccctaaccccttCTCCTCGTCCTCTTCTGGCCCTCTCCCCTCGCTCCTTCCTCTCCGACCCCggcccctccccctccgccttCGACgatcgcctcctccgcctcctccgctccGAGATCTCCTACCTCGCCGGCCACCTCCCCCCTCTCCCGGTAATCCCCCcgctccaaaaccctaattcccccctctttttctaCCGTAATCGACTAATTTGGTGATCCCCCCTGCTTCCGTGAAGCCCCCCAATCGATTCAGGTCCTTCTCCGTCGAGGACCACCCTGGGGAGCAGTGGATCCGGCTCCGGTGTGCCCATGGCGCCGACGAGGTTAAGGTGGACGCCACCATGTTCGACGGCGCGGCCGCGGTCCCCGACGAGCCCTTGTTCAAGAGGGTGGAGGCGCATGAGCGGGGCCCGCGCCTCCACATTAGCCTCGTTGTAGAGGTGTCCCGAGGCGGGGGTggggacgagggcgagggcgagccCTCGGTGCTCGAGTTCATCTGCTCCGCGTGGCCCGACTCCCTCGTCGTCCACAAGGTGTTTCCGCTTAGGAAGAAGGGCGCCGCGGTGCGGCCCTACATGGGCCGCGATTTCAAGTGAGACTCATGATCCAAAATTGTAACTTGTTAGTTTTTAGAGCTTAATTTGGTAGCACCTGCATTTGTTTGCGttccaaactttaaaattttgcgCGATTGAACATGCTGGTATCGAATAGTCCTTAGTTTGTCTACTTAGGGGTTTTGTGATTTGGGTtgagatttggtgtatggtgTGGCAGGGAGTTGGATGCGGGAGATCGGAGGTCGGTGGTGGAGTACTTGGAGGAGAGAGGGGTGGATGATGAGCTCGCAGAGTTCTTGCATGAGTACATGGTGAACAAGGACAAGTCGGAGCTCCTTCGGTGGCTGAGGATTGTGGAGTCTTATGTCCAAAAATAGGGAATGCGGTAACCATTGAAGGGTTTGTCTCCTTTGTCCCTCTAACCAGATTTGTTTTGGGTCATCTCCCTCGGCACAATGCGCACATCTACAAAATTGCCAATTTATGTTATGTGAATgctttcttaatttttcttgTGTATTTTTCAAGGAGGAACCCATATGCTAATTTCTTGTATTATTATTGCATATGCTCATAGTATATTTGATCCATAGTAGGATTTTGTAATTTAAGATATCCTCTTCTTTTTCGTGGATGAgccattttatcaaaaatattagtGGATAGTTGGTAATTTTACACTTGCTTGTTTTCTTTATCTGCTTGCATTGGTTTCAGATAGTTCTAACAGCTTAACAGAATTATATCGAGTTTTTGCTAAAGTTGATAATTTTACCTGGAACTCATGAGTTTAAGCTTAGTGTGTTACTCTTAGATTAATTGTAGTTGTTCTGTATTCAAAGTACGTATTGACATTCATAGTTAATCAACAATTTTCAAAACATTTACTTGAATTAGCAATCTTTTCGATTTAGGTTACTTCACAAAGTTTGAGGCAAATAGACATAATAATGTCCAAATGACATGCATGATAATCATGTGCTTAGCTTGGGCAGCATTTGATCGCAGGTCTTTGCAAAAAAATCAGAATGTAAATACAGGGTAGTTAAGTAATACATTACATGGTTGTAATATGCGATAGGGCTAAGCTACAGGGTTCCATTTTGAAGTTTTGCTAAATTAAGATCTCATCAACCTGTGAATCTATAGTCCGTCATCCCTTGTCACAGCTATGCCGTTGAGGCTTTCTTAATTCGTACAGGAACTGTGTATGCTGATGTGTTGCTTGTTATCGTGAATAATGTTGATACATCTCCTTCAGAAA
This window of the Ananas comosus cultivar F153 linkage group 19, ASM154086v1, whole genome shotgun sequence genome carries:
- the LOC109724555 gene encoding uncharacterized protein At2g39795, mitochondrial-like; the protein is MARFLRFSANSLRLLLPSPQNPNPSSSSSSSLLKTLTPSPRPLLALSPRSFLSDPGPSPSAFDDRLLRLLRSEISYLAGHLPPLPPPNRFRSFSVEDHPGEQWIRLRCAHGADEVKVDATMFDGAAAVPDEPLFKRVEAHERGPRLHISLVVEVSRGGGGDEGEGEPSVLEFICSAWPDSLVVHKVFPLRKKGAAVRPYMGRDFKELDAGDRRSVVEYLEERGVDDELAEFLHEYMVNKDKSELLRWLRIVESYVQK